A section of the Asticcacaulis sp. EMRT-3 genome encodes:
- a CDS encoding aldehyde dehydrogenase family protein, whose protein sequence is MADTSTPNVFGNLINGEWVVTGKTFNDINPSDTNDVIGVYSTAGEAEVDAAIKAARTAFETWQYSTPQQRFDVLDNAGTEILARKAELGALLSREEGKTLPEGIGEVTRAGHIFKFFAGEALRAHGEVLDSVRPGVKVEITREPVGVVGLICPWNFPIAIPAWKMAPAIAFGNTVVLKPAELTPGCAWALADILHRAGLPKGVLNVVFARGSVAGPLMIDGCDAISFTGSVPTGTRVRDQAVAKGKRVQCEMGGKNPVVVLDDADLTIAVNSVLNSSFFSTGHRCTASSRIIVTQGIADKFVAELTKATKAIKVGDSRADGVQMGPIASQEQLDIARDAVAKAKAEGAAIVAGGEDLTFGTPGYYYAPTLIDNTTPDMAINKEEVFGPVASIIRVKDLEEAITVANDTEMGLSAGICTTSLKSAEIFKRRIQSGMVMVNLPTAGVDYHVPFGGRKASSFGPREQGAYAKEFYTIVKTAYIQP, encoded by the coding sequence ATGGCCGACACCAGCACACCCAATGTATTCGGAAACCTGATCAATGGCGAATGGGTCGTTACGGGCAAGACCTTTAACGACATCAACCCGTCCGACACCAATGACGTGATCGGCGTCTATTCGACCGCCGGTGAGGCCGAGGTCGATGCCGCCATCAAGGCCGCCCGCACCGCGTTTGAAACCTGGCAATATTCGACGCCGCAACAGCGCTTCGACGTGCTCGACAATGCCGGTACGGAAATCCTGGCCCGCAAGGCCGAGCTGGGCGCGCTTTTGTCGCGCGAAGAAGGCAAGACCCTGCCCGAAGGCATTGGCGAAGTGACCCGCGCCGGTCATATCTTCAAATTCTTCGCCGGTGAGGCCCTGCGCGCCCACGGCGAAGTGCTCGATTCTGTGCGTCCCGGCGTCAAGGTGGAAATCACCCGCGAACCGGTGGGCGTGGTCGGCCTGATCTGCCCGTGGAACTTCCCCATCGCCATCCCGGCGTGGAAAATGGCCCCGGCCATCGCCTTTGGTAACACGGTGGTCTTAAAGCCCGCCGAACTGACCCCCGGCTGCGCCTGGGCCCTGGCCGACATCCTGCACCGCGCGGGCCTGCCCAAGGGCGTGCTGAACGTCGTGTTTGCGCGCGGCTCGGTGGCTGGCCCGCTGATGATCGACGGCTGCGACGCCATCTCGTTCACCGGCTCGGTACCGACCGGCACGCGCGTCCGCGATCAGGCCGTGGCCAAGGGCAAGCGCGTCCAGTGCGAAATGGGCGGCAAGAACCCCGTCGTCGTGCTCGATGACGCCGACCTCACCATCGCCGTCAATTCGGTGCTGAACTCGTCCTTCTTCTCGACCGGCCACCGCTGCACGGCTTCGTCGCGCATCATCGTGACGCAAGGCATTGCCGACAAGTTCGTTGCCGAACTGACCAAGGCCACCAAGGCCATCAAGGTCGGCGATTCGCGTGCCGATGGCGTTCAGATGGGCCCCATTGCTTCGCAGGAACAGCTCGACATCGCGCGCGACGCCGTGGCCAAGGCCAAGGCCGAAGGTGCCGCCATCGTGGCGGGCGGCGAAGACCTGACCTTTGGCACGCCCGGCTATTATTACGCCCCCACCCTGATCGACAACACCACGCCCGACATGGCGATCAATAAGGAAGAGGTCTTCGGGCCTGTGGCCTCGATCATCCGCGTCAAGGATCTCGAAGAAGCGATCACGGTGGCCAATGACACCGAAATGGGTCTGTCGGCGGGCATCTGCACCACCTCGCTGAAATCGGCCGAAATCTTCAAACGCCGCATCCAGTCGGGCATGGTCATGGTCAACCTGCCGACGGCGGGCGTTGATTACCATGTGCCGTTCGGCGGTCGCAAAGCCTCCTCCTTCGGCCCGCGCGAACAGGGCGCCTATGCCAAGGAATTCTACACCATCGTCAAGACGGCCTATATCCAGCCGTAA
- a CDS encoding DegT/DnrJ/EryC1/StrS aminotransferase family protein, whose translation MAIPFIDLGTQRARIGAKIESAVVNVLNHGAYIMGPEVKTFEANLAAFAGAKHALSCANGTDAIELVLLGLGIGKGDAVFVPSFTFVATAEVVPMTGAEPVFVDIQPDTYNIDPLKLDEAIEAVKAEGRLKPAAIIAVDLFGQPADYPALSVIAKKHGLHLISDAAQGFGGTIDGRQSLEWCVATATSFYPAKPLGCYGDGGAVVTNDDALMERLISFRVHGGATPTDAATMNYAHEAKYLNVRIGMNSRLDTIQAAVLIEKLAIFGEEIDLRQKVAARYNRLLEGHVISVPFVRDGYVSTWAQYTIEHADRDGLQAHLRDAGVPSAVYYPIPLHRQPGYAAFTAGPRDLGVSDAKAKTVISLPFSPYLSEATQDEIVTAVLSYKA comes from the coding sequence ATGGCCATTCCGTTCATCGATCTGGGTACGCAGCGCGCGCGCATCGGCGCGAAGATCGAAAGCGCGGTGGTGAATGTGCTTAATCACGGCGCCTATATTATGGGGCCTGAGGTCAAGACCTTCGAGGCCAATCTGGCGGCCTTCGCCGGGGCGAAGCACGCGCTTTCTTGCGCCAATGGCACGGACGCTATCGAACTGGTGCTGCTGGGCTTAGGGATAGGCAAGGGCGATGCCGTTTTCGTGCCGTCCTTTACCTTTGTCGCTACGGCCGAAGTGGTGCCGATGACGGGTGCCGAGCCGGTCTTTGTCGATATTCAGCCTGATACCTATAATATCGATCCGCTCAAGCTCGACGAAGCGATTGAAGCGGTCAAGGCCGAGGGGCGGCTCAAACCTGCCGCCATTATCGCCGTTGATCTGTTCGGCCAGCCCGCCGATTATCCGGCCCTGTCGGTCATTGCCAAAAAGCACGGCCTGCATCTGATCTCGGACGCGGCGCAAGGGTTCGGCGGCACGATTGATGGCCGTCAGTCGCTCGAATGGTGCGTGGCCACGGCCACCAGCTTCTATCCGGCCAAGCCGCTCGGTTGCTATGGCGATGGCGGCGCGGTGGTGACCAATGACGACGCCCTGATGGAGCGCCTGATCTCGTTCCGCGTCCACGGTGGGGCCACGCCGACCGATGCGGCGACCATGAACTATGCTCACGAGGCCAAGTACCTCAATGTGCGTATCGGCATGAATTCGCGCCTCGACACGATTCAGGCGGCGGTGCTGATCGAGAAGCTGGCCATTTTTGGTGAGGAAATCGACCTGCGGCAAAAGGTGGCGGCGCGTTATAACCGGCTTTTGGAAGGCCATGTCATAAGCGTGCCCTTCGTGCGCGACGGCTATGTCTCGACCTGGGCGCAATATACGATTGAACACGCGGACCGTGATGGCTTGCAGGCGCATTTGCGCGACGCGGGCGTGCCGTCGGCGGTCTATTATCCGATCCCGCTGCACCGCCAGCCCGGCTATGCCGCCTTCACCGCCGGGCCGCGCGATCTGGGCGTGTCCGACGCCAAGGCGAAAACCGTGATTAGCCTGCCGTTCAGCCCCTATCTGTCGGAGGCGACGCAGGATGAAATCGTCACGGCGGTGCTCAGTTATAAGGCCTAG
- a CDS encoding ammonium transporter, which produces MTTANALSAAPHLLAHQVPLVLNSGDTAWMLASTGLVLFMTLPGVALFYGGMVRKKNLLATMAQSVAVTVIASIIWVLLGYSLTFGVGATPAINNVIGSFDVFGLHGVGLNTAYSAAPQLPEYLWIAYQMTFAIITPALIAGSIVERMKFSAFCLFIALWSIFVYAPVAHWVWGGGFLAQMGVLDFAGGAVVHVNSGVAGLVACLVIGKRKGFGRDNMAPHNLGYTMIGASMLLVGWLGFNAGSEWKADSLAAVAALNTIVATMTGAIGWIVPEWFERKQPTLLGMVSGMIAGLVAITPAAGFVGPGAALLIGLITGPICYFASTYVKNLFKYDDSLDAFGVHAVGGFTGALLTAVFADTAINPAGAGASVLKQLLGLIAVIAWSATVSFIILMVCKYTTGLRVTDEQEIEGLDQSQHGETLHG; this is translated from the coding sequence TTGACCACCGCAAATGCACTTTCGGCCGCGCCGCACCTGCTGGCGCATCAGGTTCCGCTGGTACTTAATTCGGGCGACACGGCCTGGATGCTGGCCTCGACCGGGCTTGTCCTGTTCATGACCCTGCCGGGCGTGGCGCTGTTTTATGGCGGCATGGTGCGCAAGAAGAACCTGCTGGCCACGATGGCGCAGTCGGTGGCGGTGACGGTGATTGCCAGCATTATCTGGGTTCTGCTCGGCTACAGCCTGACCTTTGGCGTCGGTGCTACGCCCGCCATCAATAATGTTATCGGTTCGTTCGATGTGTTCGGCCTGCATGGCGTTGGCCTTAACACGGCCTATTCGGCGGCCCCGCAACTGCCCGAATATCTGTGGATCGCCTATCAGATGACGTTTGCGATCATCACCCCGGCCCTGATCGCCGGTTCGATCGTCGAGCGCATGAAGTTTTCGGCCTTTTGCCTGTTCATCGCCCTGTGGAGCATCTTCGTCTATGCGCCGGTGGCGCACTGGGTATGGGGCGGCGGTTTCCTGGCTCAGATGGGCGTGCTCGATTTCGCCGGTGGCGCTGTGGTACACGTCAATTCCGGTGTGGCGGGCCTTGTCGCCTGTCTGGTCATCGGCAAGCGCAAGGGCTTTGGCCGCGACAATATGGCGCCGCATAATCTCGGCTACACCATGATCGGCGCCTCGATGCTGCTGGTCGGCTGGCTGGGGTTCAACGCCGGCTCGGAATGGAAGGCCGACAGCCTGGCCGCCGTGGCGGCGCTCAACACCATCGTGGCCACCATGACGGGCGCTATCGGCTGGATCGTGCCGGAATGGTTCGAGCGTAAGCAGCCGACCCTGCTCGGCATGGTGTCGGGCATGATTGCGGGCCTTGTGGCCATCACGCCTGCGGCAGGCTTTGTCGGGCCGGGGGCCGCCCTGCTGATCGGGCTGATCACTGGCCCGATCTGCTATTTCGCCTCGACCTATGTGAAGAATTTGTTCAAATACGACGACTCGCTCGATGCCTTCGGCGTTCATGCGGTGGGCGGTTTCACCGGCGCGCTGTTGACGGCGGTGTTTGCCGACACAGCCATCAATCCGGCGGGTGCCGGGGCCAGCGTGCTCAAACAGTTGCTGGGTCTGATCGCGGTGATCGCCTGGAGTGCTACAGTCAGCTTCATCATCCTGATGGTCTGCAAATACACAACAGGCCTTCGCGTCACAGATGAGCAGGAGATCGAGGGCCTCGATCAATCGCAACACGGGGAGACGCTGCACGGATAA
- a CDS encoding NAD(P)-dependent oxidoreductase, whose product MDTNRFVIEVKKTPEKSDAKTRTGNFNEIYADFKPTQASHQASRCAQCGVPFCQHGCPLQNNIPDWLRLTAEGRPQEAWELSSATSTLPEICGRICPQDRLCEGSCVLEQSGWENVTIGSVERYLGDMAFEKGWIEPITPETERAQSVGIIGAGPGGIAAADRLRTLGYKVTIYDRYDRPGGLLVYGIPSFKLEKHVVARRTDRLAASGVDYVLNCDIGTDVSFEEVREKHDAILIATGVYKGRSLSVPGCGSKGVVAALDYLTMSNRVGFGYEVNPEAEAHLDARGKSVVVIGGGDTAMDCVRTAIRQGAKSVSCVYRRDRANMPGSDREVSNAEDEGVHFEWLSAPKAVLGDADHVTGLRIQRMRLTTPDAQGRQAVEDIHGAEADLPADLIIEALGFEPENLPVMFNEPKLEVSRWGTLQVQAGEFQTMVPGVFAAGDIVRGASLVVWAVREGQDAAAEIHHYLQTELLSAANGNDEALQLGAAE is encoded by the coding sequence ATGGATACGAACCGTTTCGTCATTGAGGTCAAGAAGACTCCTGAGAAGTCGGATGCGAAAACACGCACCGGCAATTTCAATGAGATCTATGCTGACTTCAAGCCGACACAGGCCTCGCATCAGGCTTCGCGCTGTGCCCAGTGCGGCGTGCCCTTCTGCCAGCATGGCTGCCCGTTGCAGAACAATATCCCCGACTGGCTGCGCCTGACCGCCGAAGGCCGTCCGCAGGAGGCATGGGAGCTGTCATCGGCCACCTCGACCCTGCCGGAAATCTGCGGTCGCATCTGCCCGCAGGATCGTCTGTGCGAAGGTTCGTGCGTGCTGGAGCAATCGGGCTGGGAAAATGTCACCATCGGTTCGGTGGAGCGCTATCTCGGCGACATGGCCTTTGAAAAGGGCTGGATCGAACCGATCACGCCGGAAACCGAACGCGCCCAGTCGGTGGGCATTATCGGGGCGGGCCCCGGCGGTATCGCCGCTGCCGACCGTCTGCGCACGCTCGGCTACAAGGTCACCATCTATGACCGCTATGACCGCCCCGGCGGCCTGCTGGTCTATGGCATCCCGTCGTTCAAGCTGGAAAAGCATGTCGTGGCGCGCCGCACCGACCGTCTGGCCGCATCGGGCGTGGACTATGTGCTGAACTGCGACATCGGCACGGATGTGTCATTCGAAGAGGTGCGCGAGAAGCACGACGCCATCCTGATCGCCACCGGCGTTTACAAGGGACGCAGCCTGTCCGTGCCGGGTTGCGGCTCGAAGGGGGTTGTGGCCGCGCTCGATTATCTCACCATGTCGAACCGCGTCGGCTTCGGCTATGAGGTCAACCCCGAAGCCGAGGCGCATCTCGACGCCAGGGGCAAGTCGGTTGTGGTCATCGGCGGCGGCGACACGGCGATGGACTGCGTGCGCACGGCCATCCGCCAGGGTGCGAAGTCTGTATCGTGCGTCTATCGCCGCGACCGTGCCAATATGCCGGGTTCCGACCGCGAAGTGTCGAATGCCGAGGACGAGGGCGTGCATTTCGAATGGCTGTCGGCCCCCAAGGCGGTGCTGGGCGACGCCGATCATGTCACCGGCCTGCGCATCCAGCGCATGCGTCTCACCACGCCGGACGCGCAGGGCCGTCAGGCCGTCGAGGACATACACGGTGCCGAAGCCGACCTGCCCGCCGATCTGATCATCGAAGCGCTGGGCTTTGAGCCGGAAAACCTGCCGGTGATGTTTAATGAACCTAAGCTCGAAGTGTCGCGCTGGGGCACATTGCAGGTTCAGGCTGGCGAGTTCCAGACGATGGTGCCGGGCGTTTTCGCCGCCGGTGACATTGTGCGTGGCGCTTCGCTGGTCGTCTGGGCCGTGCGCGAAGGCCAGGACGCCGCCGCCGAAATTCACCACTATTTGCAAACCGAGCTTCTGTCTGCCGCGAACGGCAATGACGAAGCCCTCCAATTGGGGGCCGCGGAATAA
- the gltB gene encoding glutamate synthase large subunit, with protein sequence MTHFDSFKHYQDQRQRLIDGHAYDPESEISACGVGVVCSIDGSQRRDVVDLAVKALKALFHRGAVDADGKSGDGAGIMINVPQAFFRKQVENIGHKPRPGPILVGQVFLPRTDLGGQETARTIVESEILRSGFYLYGWRQPPVDVAQLGERALATRPEIEQIMLAAPEGLDGEALERAMFLCRRRIEKRVDEANLSDFYLCSFSAKTLIYKGMFRAELVDDFYLDLKDPEFASSVAIFHQRFSTNTFPEWRLAQPFRMLAHNGEINTLRGNINWMKSHEIRMAAATFGDQAADVKPVIQPRGSDSAALDNVFELLVRAGRSAPMAKALLIPEATAKDANVSDANKALYAYCNSVMEPWDGPAAVCATDGRWVIAGKDRNGLRPLRVSETRDGLLIVGSEAGMTGVAEERIARRIHIAPGRMIAVDLEAGKLFSEDEIIDALAQKHDYKGWLENMIELEPLIASGPEPRNLTGEDLLRRQVAAGFTLEDLDSVLDAMIKDGKEAIGSMGDDTPMAVLSNEWRPLAHYFRQNFAQVTNPPIDPLREEQGMSLRTRFKNLGNILAEDEAQTDVFVLESPFLTTLMYERMVKFDSAGKVEVLDATFDVPAEGALSGEGLKAALEGLRDQAVAAVKAGASMIVLTDEAISASRIGVPMILAAAAVHSRLVSAGLRSFVSIIVRSSEAMDPHTFAVLVGVGATAINPYLSLELMQDRLAGGRYPGLDEHKAFLNYKKAIEAGLMKILAKKGISVISSYRGGYEFEALGLSRALVAEYFPGVTSRISGIGLSGIEQKLKVLHGQAFAAKRPVAQIGGFYKMRAAGETHYYQPRLIHLLQDATTRRDYETFKTYSGLIAKMSKTHPTSPRDLLAWHSSEPAISVDEVESVNEIRKRFVTPGMSLGALSPEAHETLNIAMNRIGARSVSGEGGEDPERYQRRPNGDNPNSAIKQIASGRFGVTAEYLNQCREIEIKVAQGAKPGEGGQLPGFKVTEFIARMRHSTPGVGLISPPPHHDIYSIEDLAQLIYDLKQINPRARVTVKLVSQSGIGAVAAGVAKAKADAILVAGNVGGTGASPLSSVKFAGLPFELGLSEAHQVLTLNNLRGQIRLRADGGMRTGRDIVIAAMLGADEFGIGTASLVAMGCLMVRQCQSNTCPVGVCVQDERLRAKFTGTPDKVINLFTFVAEEVREILASLGLRTLGEAVGRTDLLQQVSRGGIHLDDLDLNPLLVRVDLDPKATVTAPDQINEVAETLDAKIVQDAAFLLDRGEKMQLTYDVRNTMRAVGTRTSSAIVNTYGNTLAEGHLTLELSGSAGQSLGAFAVNGLTINLIGEANDYVGKGLSGAIIVVRPKAWHENQALAGNTILYGATSGQLYIAGTVGERFAVRNSGATTVVEGVGAHACEYMTGGEVVILGRTGSNFGAGMTGGVAWIYDPAGALPSHINPDSITLRPVPDANAVRLKALIRQHLERTLSPRAQAILDDWDNALKAFVEVMPNEILAIQQKLEAKRA encoded by the coding sequence ATGACCCATTTTGATTCGTTTAAGCATTATCAAGACCAGCGCCAGCGCCTGATCGATGGCCACGCCTATGACCCGGAATCGGAAATCTCGGCCTGCGGCGTCGGCGTCGTCTGTTCGATCGACGGTTCGCAACGCCGCGATGTGGTCGATCTGGCCGTCAAGGCGCTGAAGGCCCTGTTCCACCGTGGCGCGGTCGATGCCGATGGCAAGTCGGGCGATGGCGCGGGCATTATGATCAATGTGCCGCAGGCCTTCTTCCGCAAGCAGGTCGAAAATATCGGCCATAAGCCGCGCCCCGGCCCGATCCTCGTCGGTCAGGTCTTTCTGCCGCGCACCGATCTGGGCGGTCAGGAAACGGCGCGAACCATCGTTGAGTCCGAGATCCTGCGTTCGGGTTTCTACCTCTATGGCTGGCGTCAGCCGCCGGTCGATGTGGCGCAACTGGGCGAACGCGCCCTGGCCACGCGCCCGGAAATCGAGCAGATCATGCTGGCCGCCCCGGAAGGTCTGGACGGCGAGGCGCTGGAACGCGCCATGTTCCTGTGCCGCCGCCGCATCGAAAAGCGCGTCGATGAAGCCAATCTGTCCGACTTCTACCTCTGCTCCTTCTCGGCCAAGACCCTGATCTATAAGGGTATGTTCCGCGCCGAGCTGGTCGATGACTTCTATCTTGACCTGAAAGACCCGGAATTTGCATCGTCGGTGGCTATCTTCCACCAGCGTTTCTCGACCAACACCTTCCCTGAATGGCGTCTGGCCCAGCCCTTCCGTATGCTGGCCCATAATGGCGAGATCAACACGCTGCGCGGCAATATCAACTGGATGAAGTCGCACGAAATCCGCATGGCCGCCGCCACCTTCGGCGATCAGGCCGCCGATGTGAAGCCGGTGATCCAGCCGCGCGGTTCCGATTCCGCCGCGCTCGACAATGTGTTTGAGCTTCTGGTGCGCGCCGGCCGTTCGGCCCCGATGGCCAAGGCCCTGCTGATCCCCGAAGCCACGGCCAAGGACGCCAATGTCTCCGACGCCAATAAGGCGCTCTATGCCTATTGCAATTCGGTGATGGAACCGTGGGACGGCCCCGCCGCCGTCTGCGCCACCGATGGCCGCTGGGTGATTGCGGGCAAGGATCGCAATGGTCTGCGGCCTTTGCGCGTCAGCGAAACGCGCGATGGTCTGCTGATCGTCGGTTCCGAAGCGGGCATGACCGGCGTGGCCGAGGAACGCATCGCGCGCCGCATCCATATTGCGCCGGGCCGCATGATCGCCGTCGATCTGGAAGCGGGCAAGCTGTTCTCGGAAGACGAGATCATCGACGCCCTGGCCCAGAAGCACGATTACAAGGGCTGGCTCGAAAACATGATCGAGCTGGAGCCGCTGATCGCCTCGGGCCCTGAGCCGCGCAACCTGACCGGCGAAGACCTGCTGCGTCGTCAGGTGGCGGCGGGCTTTACGCTCGAAGACCTCGATTCGGTGCTCGACGCCATGATCAAGGACGGCAAGGAAGCCATTGGCTCGATGGGCGATGATACGCCCATGGCCGTTTTGTCGAATGAATGGCGGCCTCTGGCCCACTATTTCCGTCAGAACTTCGCCCAGGTCACCAACCCGCCGATCGATCCTCTGCGTGAAGAGCAGGGTATGAGCCTTCGTACGCGCTTCAAGAATCTCGGCAATATCCTGGCCGAGGATGAGGCCCAGACCGATGTGTTCGTGCTGGAAAGCCCGTTCCTGACCACGCTGATGTATGAGCGCATGGTGAAGTTCGACTCGGCGGGCAAGGTCGAGGTGCTCGATGCGACGTTCGATGTGCCTGCCGAAGGTGCGCTGTCCGGCGAGGGGCTGAAGGCCGCGCTCGAAGGTCTGCGCGATCAGGCGGTCGCCGCCGTCAAGGCCGGGGCGTCGATGATCGTCCTGACCGATGAGGCGATCTCGGCAAGCCGCATCGGCGTGCCGATGATACTGGCCGCCGCCGCCGTTCATTCGCGGCTGGTGAGCGCGGGCCTGCGCTCGTTCGTCTCGATCATCGTGCGCTCATCCGAAGCGATGGACCCGCATACGTTTGCGGTTCTGGTGGGCGTCGGCGCCACGGCGATCAATCCCTATCTGTCGCTGGAACTGATGCAGGATCGTCTGGCCGGTGGCCGCTATCCGGGCCTTGATGAGCACAAGGCCTTCCTCAACTACAAGAAGGCCATCGAAGCCGGTCTGATGAAGATTCTGGCCAAGAAGGGCATTTCGGTCATATCGTCGTATCGCGGCGGCTATGAATTCGAAGCGCTGGGCCTGTCGCGTGCACTGGTGGCCGAATATTTCCCCGGCGTGACCTCGCGCATTTCCGGCATCGGCCTGTCGGGTATCGAGCAGAAGCTGAAAGTCCTGCACGGTCAGGCTTTTGCGGCGAAGCGTCCGGTGGCGCAGATCGGCGGCTTCTACAAGATGCGCGCCGCCGGTGAGACGCACTATTACCAGCCGCGCCTGATTCACCTGCTGCAAGACGCCACCACGCGCCGCGACTATGAAACCTTCAAGACCTATTCCGGTCTGATCGCCAAGATGTCGAAGACGCACCCCACCAGCCCGCGCGATCTGCTGGCCTGGCATAGTTCTGAGCCCGCCATTTCGGTGGATGAGGTCGAGTCGGTCAATGAGATCCGCAAGCGCTTCGTCACGCCCGGCATGTCGCTGGGGGCGCTTTCGCCCGAAGCGCACGAGACGCTGAACATCGCCATGAACCGCATCGGCGCGCGCTCGGTTTCGGGCGAAGGCGGCGAGGATCCTGAGCGTTATCAGCGCCGACCGAACGGCGATAACCCCAATTCGGCGATCAAGCAGATTGCGTCGGGCCGTTTCGGCGTCACGGCGGAATATCTGAACCAGTGCCGCGAAATCGAAATCAAGGTCGCGCAAGGCGCCAAGCCCGGCGAGGGCGGGCAATTGCCCGGCTTCAAGGTGACCGAGTTCATCGCCCGTATGCGTCACTCGACGCCGGGCGTGGGCCTGATCTCGCCGCCGCCGCACCACGACATCTATTCGATCGAAGACCTGGCCCAGCTCATCTATGACCTGAAGCAGATCAATCCGCGCGCCCGCGTCACCGTCAAGCTGGTGTCGCAATCGGGGATTGGCGCGGTGGCGGCGGGTGTCGCCAAGGCCAAGGCCGATGCGATTCTCGTGGCCGGTAATGTCGGCGGCACGGGGGCTTCGCCGCTCAGTTCGGTCAAGTTCGCCGGCCTGCCGTTTGAACTGGGCCTGTCGGAAGCCCATCAGGTGCTGACGCTCAACAATCTGCGTGGCCAGATCCGTCTGCGCGCCGATGGCGGTATGCGCACCGGCCGCGACATCGTGATCGCCGCCATGCTGGGGGCTGACGAGTTCGGTATCGGCACGGCGTCGCTGGTGGCGATGGGCTGCCTGATGGTGCGCCAGTGCCAGTCCAACACCTGCCCGGTCGGGGTGTGTGTGCAGGACGAACGCCTGCGCGCCAAATTCACCGGCACGCCCGACAAGGTGATCAACCTGTTCACTTTTGTGGCCGAAGAGGTGCGCGAAATCCTGGCCAGCCTTGGCCTGCGCACGCTCGGCGAAGCGGTGGGCCGTACCGACCTGCTGCAACAGGTGTCGCGTGGCGGCATCCATCTCGACGATCTCGATCTCAACCCGCTTCTGGTGCGCGTCGATCTCGATCCCAAGGCAACGGTGACTGCGCCCGACCAGATCAATGAAGTGGCCGAAACGCTCGACGCCAAGATCGTTCAGGACGCCGCCTTCCTGCTCGACCGTGGCGAAAAGATGCAACTGACCTATGATGTGCGCAACACCATGCGCGCCGTCGGCACGCGCACCTCGTCGGCCATTGTCAACACCTATGGCAACACGCTGGCCGAAGGTCACCTGACGCTGGAACTGTCCGGTTCGGCGGGCCAGTCTCTGGGCGCTTTTGCCGTCAATGGCCTGACGATCAATCTGATCGGCGAAGCTAATGACTATGTCGGCAAGGGGCTGTCCGGCGCGATCATTGTGGTGCGCCCCAAGGCGTGGCACGAAAATCAGGCGCTGGCGGGCAATACCATCCTGTATGGCGCGACCTCAGGCCAGCTCTATATCGCGGGCACGGTGGGCGAACGCTTTGCGGTGCGCAATTCCGGTGCCACCACGGTGGTGGAAGGTGTCGGCGCGCATGCTTGCGAATATATGACGGGCGGCGAGGTGGTTATTCTCGGTCGCACCGGCTCGAACTTCGGCGCGGGCATGACCGGCGGCGTGGCGTGGATCTATGATCCGGCGGGCGCCCTGCCGTCGCATATCAACCCGGACAGCATCACCCTGCGTCCGGTGCCGGACGCCAATGCCGTTCGCCTCAAGGCGCTGATCCGTCAGCATCTGGAGCGCACCCTGTCGCCGCGCGCCCAGGCCATTCTCGATGACTGGGACAATGCCCTGAAGGCATTTGTCGAGGTGATGCCGAATGAAATCCTGGCCATACAGCAAAAGCTGGAAGCCAAAAGAGCCTAA